TAGATGCTGAAGGGACACAGAGAGCCAAAATGCCCTTCCTTAGATAGTTTCAGACCTAGGAAGCACAAAAGGTTTCAACTTTTGTTATCAGTTCTTTTGCTAAATGGTACATTCCTTGTCATATTTCATGTTTCCCCTTCTGAAACTGACAAGAAGATGGGCAGCTGGGTGTTAATAAATATGTGTTGAACCTACTAATCTAGGTACTGTCATTTTTATCCTTATTCGAAAAAAATGCATTTGTAGTCAGCAAAATGTCATAAACAAGGCAGTGTGCACATTTAAGATTCCAGCTGTGAGATGCAAAAACAAGTTTCAGCCCTGGAGATATGTATGGTACAAGGCAGGAACTAAGAGTTCTACCAGccccccctcctcctttttttgtgACACGATCTTGcttgtagccatggctggccttgaacttaattgagatctgcctgcctttgactcctgagtgctgggattaatgacatgCTCCACCACAGCTGGCTATGCCAAATCATTCTTAATCTTTTGAGCAACTGAAACTGACCAATGAGAAGTTGTACCTTGAGGTTACACTCAGAGTTTAATTAGGAACAATCAGATGACATAACTTTTCAGAAGTCATTTACTCATGTGCTTAGCTATGGTCCAAGAACCACCAAAGATCCTAAAGACAGTGAAGATGCAGACTCAGTCTCAAGGGTCTGTGTGCACGTGGGTTCCTGTGCTTTGACTACACACGCTTAGGCAGGAAGAATTTGCCCCAATACTGCCCTTTCTGTGTCAAGTCATATGGGCTCAGGAATTTCCGTATGCCAAGCATGTTGGCCGTGGCTATGCGCTCAAAGGTCCAGGGATTTTGgttgttattttctctttctttttgattttggcGCATCTTTTCTAGAGTCTCACGGCTTACAGCCTTTGCTGGAAAGGGCAGTTTGTGGGCAACTAGGTCCAGGAAACCCTGTACCTCTTTAAATTCACAGCGTCCACCTAACTCTACTATGAGAGTGCCAGTCTTCACAGGTGTCACGTAGTGATCAATGGCACCTTTACCGCCCCCCATGCGCTGCCCGACACCTTTTCGAGTGACGGGCTTGAAAGGGGCCGGTACTCGCCACTTGGCAAACATGTTCTTGGGATCCATAGAGCGGTTGATTGTCAGGCGCATCATTTCAAAATGACCCCAGTGGAGGTAACCACCTCCCAGTGCCTAAAAATGAATAGGAAAATTAGAATACAAGGGGATTTAGAAATCTGTTATGGAGACTATTATGCCTCCTCTTTGACAGTAACTGGCTTTAAtgatacacatgaaaataaaccTAAGTTCTAACTAGTAATATGGAGGAAACACCTTGGGGCCAGTAATAAAGGACAGCAAGGGCAGAGTCACTCTCAGGGAGAGGGAGGTCTTTTTGCAGATATGACACTTAAGCTGAGGATAGAATCCTAATAACTAGTCAAGAGAGAAGAGCAAAGTCCCAGACAGAGAAACATTGATGTAATGCCCTGACACAGCAAAGGGCTTGGTGAGTTTGTGTGGAAGCCAGTGTTTGCAGGGGTGCAGGAGGGATGCAGAGTGGACACAAGGTTCTGAGAGATCAGCAGCAGTGCCATGCAGGCCATCACAGCTACCACTCTGGTTGCCTCATATCCACTTGAGTGGCAACTGACATTAATTTTTACAGAAACCACTCGGCAAGTAGTGAAGCAGCTGTTCTAATCCTTAACCAGGAATATTTCACTTTTaccaaaagtttaaaaagatcTCGTTGTAACTGGGCAAACAAGGCAGCAAACAAAGCAGGGAACTGTGAAAGTTCCCTGCTTTCACAGTAGCCTTCCTCACCCCCTCTATAGTTTCAAGTCATCTGAAATAGTAAGTGGAGATCCTGGcataaacatttataattttaaactaAACACTTTTCGGAATAGCAAGATAAAAACTAATATCTTGTTCTACACAATTTCACCCAGATATGAATCACCTATCTGTTCAGTGTATAATTGTTGTACAGGCTACCTGCCTGTGGGGTTCTTAGAAGCCACTAGGTTATCGGATCCACTGTGACAGTATCACAGGGCTTCTATACAGAATTCCATGCTATCCACACTCTCAAGCATCCAGTAGAGGACTGCTGTTTTCAGTCCTACACTGAAGAAAGGCATATAACTCATGTTTACTTGGCTACCCAGTAGCCTCCATCTACATCTATTTAAGAGTAACTGGACTATAGCATCTAGGTGTGGCAGTTCTAATAAACCTGGAGGAAGAGACTTCAACTCAAAGAGTAGgaaattttgttaatttcttttatcACTCACCAAAACTGCAAAATTGCCTTCTGTGAATTCAGTGGCTTCAGTTGAAGGTCCTCGTATGTCCTTCAAATTTTTAGGTTCTCTTCTTACTTTTGGTACAAGTGGGACCCTTTCAACAAACTTAAGCTTGGACCTTTCAGGGATGGAGATATCTAGCAGGACAAAAACAACCAGGAATAAGCAAAGCTACACATGATCTACATTCTCCCTGTGAAGATTCACACCATCAAGTGGGAGTCTTAGGTCACTGAATAATATTAATTCCAAAGGTTGTTATTCTCCTGTGGATGTTTCCAGTGACACCGGAATCTTTCAGCTATAACAGTGCTTTCTGCAGATGTTTCTAAACAAAATTCACTTGCTAACTCCTTGCTCTATGTTCAGCACCTATAATGGGTACTGTTCCAAATTACTGTTTCATTCCACCTTTAAAGCAGCTtaggtattttgagacagtcttcatGGGCTGTCAGGTGGTGATCACTGTGTAACCTCAATCCTGTAAGAATCGCTGGATTGAGTGTGTgctatcaccacacctggctacctGTATACTATTTagggcttcttcttttttttttcttaaagtttgaATTTTACATACACTAAATGGACAAGGGAGAGGGGTATTACAAAGTGAAGTATTAGAAGAAAACAAGGGGCCTACGAGATGTTTCAACTGGTAGGACGCACCTGCTCTCAAGCTTGCCCACCCAAGTTTTGTGTCTTTAGggcccacatggtgaaaggagagaactgactcccagatgttgtcttctgacctctacaaatATACCATGGCATGagtacatccacacacatacatgcatacaaaataaataaaaagtaataaaaatatacaaaaattgaGAATAAGAACACATAATTTTCACCTAGATCAAGAAACATAATTGGGCAAGTGGTGTTCTAAtctccattttaaaaaggaatgtagGGCATAGACATTTTAcaattaattcaattaaaaacatcGAAGCaggctcttttttaaaaaagtcactgCCCGTCTGAATGCTAACGGGGTACAGAATACTATATTGTACAAAAAATATGGTCTTCAACTGTGCTGTATTTTTCTTGAGAAACAACCTAAGAATTCTCTGATCAGTATTTTAACACCTTAACCCCATTTATTTGGAAACCTTGGAAAAATAATTgtgattaataaaaaaattaaatatgaaaaaaatatggCTCCAtgctagaaataaagaaatcaagaaacctCAAAGATTCATCACATTATCAGTGgaattataaaattgaaattccAAGTTATAAAAACCACCATTAACTTCTATGGGCAGTTACTGAGAAACTTGGTAGTTAATATGCACTTACAAGAGCACATAGTCCTTTGTTTCTTAAAAACtttgggtgctttgcctgcatgtattgaTGGATTCCTTGGAACCGGAAGTATAGacggttgtgaaccatcatgtgggttctgatAATAGAACccgaatcctctgcaagagcaacaagtgctacTAACTGCTGTACCATTGCTCCAGCCCTCACAGTTCTTTAACAGTTATGTGGAGAAGACCCTCAGATGCCCCGGCTGTTTGCAGTTTTGGAGATCTCAATATATTAAAGTTAGATTTATGGGGCTGCAGCTGACCTGGTTACTATTGCCAAGTGTTATACATATATTCTGTTTGGAGAGAAGATCAAGTCTAGTTAATGACCAGTTAGCTCTGACAGTAGATCATGGGGGTCACAAAACAGTGTAGGATGCCGGGCAACTAACCCAATAGGTATTTGCTCCGCCTAGGTGAGGAATTTTTACGTTCTTGGCCTCTAGTTCTTAGAACACTGCTTGTCAGCGCAGTACGCCTTCATTACCTGTATTTGTTGAATCACTCAATGAAGACGGGAAGCAGCAAGAGcacctaagttttttttttgtttgtttttgtttttttaccatcAGCTGGGGTTCATCAGAGAAAAAAGTGGAGATGACAGGCGCTCACCTTCAAAACTTGGCACTGGGAGGAGGGTCTTCAGACCAGCACTGGTGGGAAGGGCTGCCCAAGAATctaaaaagacaaaccaaatcaCGGTTGGCACACTCTGGGTCATTCCTGACAGAGGTGTCTAGACGTGCGGGGCGCAGGTTCCACTAAACGGGCTCCCAAGGGAGCAGGCGGGGTCTCGAAGCACCGACTCCCGCACATGACCGGGACCCAGGGCGGCAGGAAAGCGCAGGTCTTAAGAACAAGCATCCACTTGGGAGTGTGCGGAGGACGAACAGGGGAATGTCTTTCTTCTGACCTGAAACGTGCACCCGCAGGAGCGGCGCGGGAGTGCGCGTCAGCAGCCTCCACATGGCCACGCGCGAGCGGCGGGGGTGAGGATTCTCTCGGCGACAACAGTGGCTTCCTCCCTTCGTGAAGCCCAGATTTCAGCCGGCCGGAAGTCACCCAGGACAGGAAGTGACGTTGAGCCGCTCCATTCCCTTAGAGAGTCCCTACGGAAGCGGAGGAAAGTCGAGCTCAATTCTTGGTTCCGGAGCAGGTGTCTGCAGGTTAAAGGTGTGGCGCGCCAAGCCACGCCCAGGCGTTCCGTGTTTCTGTGAGGGTTTCCGGTTTTTCCCGCATAGTGACCGCCCAGGATTTTCCCCTTGGTGTGGGAAAGTGTGAAACCTTGAGGTTTGATAGGAAAGTTGTTCCCTTAACTTTCGCTGCCTTATGTCCCTTCTCTAGAGGATATTAGGAAGATGCCATTATTTGTCATTGGCTTATTAACTGGGCGCTTTCGGAGTTTTGTCCTGATAAATCCATGAGAAGAGCTGTAGCTGGAGTTTTCAAGGTAAAAACCCAGGCTTGGACAGTCCCAACAGGCTGGGTTCGATCACCTGTCCCCAATATGCCAATTAAAGAGAAAGTAATGGCGAAAACCTAGCATTCATTTAAGGTGGCTTCCTTTGAAACAACAGATGAAGGGGTCCAGTGACCATCCAAGACCGTTCTCAAGGCCCTGGCATGagctttatttatgtttttttttttctcctcttttgagACCGAATCTCTCCATGTAGAGAGACCTCACACTATGTACACtagactgccccccccccagtgttgggattaaaggcatggtgatgccttcagctttaaatttaaatagaggACAAATTGAGGCACAGGGTAGGGAGTCGGCTAAAGGGTATGCATAATTAAGCGCCTTAAGTGGTTAAGGTGTCTGGTTGATCATTGCCTCAGTTCTGGTTTGGCACGGCAGTCATCTCAAGCTGGCATAGTTTTAACAGAATCAATCTGTTTCCATAGGAGATAAATTCCATTTCAAGTTGCAGCCTTTGTCTTCTCAGAAGAGGGGCAGCGGTCTGTCTTCAAGTTTTTCCCTTCAAGAAGTTCAAGAGGAGTTGGAGGGGTGGCTGagtaggtaagagcactggctgctgttctataggacgtgggttcaattcccagcagccacattgtGGCTCATTACAGTCTACAACACTAGTTCAAGGGATCGTacatcctcttctgtcctccttggagcaatcaggcatgcatgtgatgcaggcacgtacacacacacacacacacacacacacacacacacacacacacacacacacacacacacggtgcaataaaaataattaaaagaagggAACCTAAGAGGGAAAGTGAAAGACAGTGACGTATCTCTGGGTCTTTACCCAGAATAAAGACACAAAGTGAAGGTAGAGATTTCAGCCTTTCCCCCTGCTTTTATTAACTTGTGAGCCCTAGTGATGAGCTGATGTCTTTTAGTAATATTTGTGTCAAAGTCATTGTAATTATTTTGCAAGGGATTTTTCTCAGCATTACAATGGAAAATTTGAGCACACTCTGTTACTTCAGAAACCTTAGTGAATGGGACATACCATAAATTAataacaaagggaaaagaaataataCATAATCATCTTTTTGGAAATGTTAGGCACATTATTTTTTATGAGGCTGGAGCTTTGTAATCAGAACAAGAGTATTTGTATCCAAGTTTTTAGGAGACAATGACATTAGTAATTGAGATATGTCTCTTGTACTTACGTCATGTTAAATCTGTCTGCCCTTAAGAATTAATTTCACAAACAGTAAATATAATCTATAAAGCTTTTAGATATACTGGGAAAATTGCTTACAAATCTACACACCCATAAAATGCATCATTTCCTTCTCcacggctggtgggagtgccaacttgtacagccacttcggaaatcagtatggcgactcctcaagaaaatgggaatcagtctactacaacatccagcaattccactcctaggcatatacccaaaagaagcacattcatacaacaaagacatctgttcaacgatgttcatagcagcactatttgtaatagccagaaactggaagcagcctagatgccctcaactgaagaatggatagagaaattgtggtacatttacacaatggagtactactcagcagaaaaaaaaaacaatggaatcttgaaatttgcaggaaaatggatggaactagaagaaaccattctgagtgaggtaacccaatcacaaaaagacaaacatggtatgtactcactcatatgtggattttagacatagagtaagggattaccagcatacaatccacactgccagagaaactagtaaacaaggaggaccctaaaagagacaaactttgtcccctggagaaggggaaagggtaactatcccctgagcaaattgagaacatgggaatatgggggagggagctatgagaatgagaagggaagaaaaggaagaatggagaGGTCATgatggagaagaaaggttgagtcaggtgtagattagaagaaaggatatgtgataggtagggttttatttggggagagtggtagaggaggaagggagggagaagggaactgggattgtcatgtaattcaatcttatttataattcaaataaaaaaacttacTAAAAAATGCATCTGTTTCCAAAGTGTTGATGGACTTTACAAAGCTACCCTAAGGACATAACTTTAACTTGTTTACTTTTGTAAAGGTCATATCCCTACTCCTGCTCTGCAAAAGGCCACATTTTGAATGACCGGGAGGAGTCATGActccaacatttaaaaaaaaatgtaattcatcCGGCAACAGGTGCTACCCATTCCAGGCAAACAAAAATCTTACTTGATTGGGAAGAATCTAAAACAAGGAAATAGTGACTCCCTTCTTCCTGTCTATTTCCTCTGCATTCTCTCTACTTAAAATGGTACTGATCTGAGGGGCAGTTTTCCCCCTTAAATTTAATTCAGCATTGTATTACACAGTATCGAGCATTTAGGTTTTGAAATTACGTTCTCTGTAACTAGGAGGGACAATTTTACTAAagatatttgcatgtatgtgcaggtgcccacataggccagaagagggagctgcaATTCCAGGGGCTTGTAAACTGCCCATAGGTGTGACAACATAACTAAGGTACTCCTAAAGatcagcaattgctcttaactgttgagcagTCTCTTTAGGTACTAGCAGTTGCCATTTTTAATTGTGAGCGTAACAAGGAAacacaatagcaacaacaaacaacaaaatatcagCCCCACACTGTCTGGATAAAAGCAGTGAGCAAAAGCTGGGTATCCCCCAGTTTAATGAGTTATAAGCACAGAGTGGTGATAGGCTAGTTCTCATTTTTTCACTGATGAGTGATATCAGTCTTTCCCTCATGCTTTTGATTTCaacatttgtgttttgcttgcatgtgtactAGCTTGTTTGTCatacaatgttttcattttactttatcaaTTCAAAACTGCTTGTTCAATCTCTCATAGGCAGATCCTtgattttaatgtgtgtgtgtgtgtgtgtgtgtgtgtgtgtgtgtgtgtgtgtaaactagaAAGGGGATCAATGAGGGGACAAGTCTTGAGTattggggagggggaaaagagaagggaaaaaggaagtaacagaatgcacatgatatgaaaacagaaggaggacatgagggacaaGGACGTTTACCAGCAGGTGATGGGTAGGGGGATAGGCATGAGGCAGGGGAGAGAATCAACAAAACTGAAGTCTGAACACCCCGTAATGAAAcccattttatgtgtattaattgaaaataaatatggtTACTTGAAAACTTGTTATGTATTGGGTTTCCTAACTACTGCGTGCTTGTATAGATTGCAGTCATGTTTTTCATTCTGCAGACAATCTGTTCTATCTATCTGGTCATCTATCTTAAGAGGGTGGCGTACTTGGCCATGCTCTTGTACTTCACGTAGGTCACTCGCAATCTAATCAAAGGCACATACAACTACAATTGTATACACTTCTTACTTGGGGAAaacatcttcctttctgtctttctggcaGCATTTCAAAAGTATATGTAACTGTCTGTTCCTCCAAAGTTTAGGGTTTACCACTTGTGGCCATTAGAGGGCACCAATGTGTTTTTGTAGCCACACACCCAAACCAAGAGCATTCTTGAGCTCTATGAGTTATATAACTCACCTGAGCATGTGCATGAGTTTGTGGTCTGATGTGACAGTTGCATTTGAATtcgtcctctgtgtgtgtgtgtgtgtatgtgatttacCTATTTGTTTTATTCCAGGTTGTGTAGGTATCTTATTATAAACAACCAACGTACATATCTTAAAaggttctctttcttttctttctctgcataGATCCCAGTCTGGCTCAAATTCTGGATTCCGTGAACCCTCCTATGTACTGGGAGTATATTCCAGTACCACCATGCCTACTAGAATGACagttctttaacatttttttaaactaaggcTAGATCAGGCTCCTCATTTTACTAAGGAAGAAACTGGTGTTTGTAGTTGGTTGGATGCTTGCACAGGTCAGTCAGTGTCCTTATTACAAGCATGTACAGAATGGTGGCTCAGAGCCTTTTGCTTCTCTATCCAGATTTCTTCTCACACAGCATTCTTaggctattattttatttttgtgtattatggtggtgtgtgtgtgtgtgtgtgtgtgtgtgtgtgtgtgtgtgtgtctgtccatgtgtacacacatagagGCCAGAGACCAACATCCAGGTATTTCCAAGAGTGTGTCCGCTCTATCTTAAtctttgagacggggtctctaaCTGGAACTGGATCCTGTTGTTTTGGTTAGACTGATGGGCTTCGGGTACTTGCTTATGTctacctccctagtcctgggGTTATGGGTGTTCACATGATCCCATGCCTGACTAGTTtaggtgggtgttggggattcaGACTCAATTCTTCATAGTTGTACAGCACACTCTTTACTCACTAATCCACCTCTTGGTTCCCAGGaacaattttagtttttaaattttatgtgtatgggtgttttgtgtgtctgtatgtatgtgtatgtatatctgtgtgcccTGTGtatgcagtgtccatggaggccagaagaaggtgttggattgtctggagctggagttacagagagtt
The DNA window shown above is from Cricetulus griseus strain 17A/GY chromosome 3, alternate assembly CriGri-PICRH-1.0, whole genome shotgun sequence and carries:
- the Mrpl16 gene encoding 39S ribosomal protein L16, mitochondrial isoform X2 → MWRLLTRTPAPLLRVHVSDSWAALPTSAGLKTLLPVPSFEDISIPERSKLKFVERVPLVPKVRREPKNLKDIRGPSTEATEFTEGNFAVLALGGGYLHWGHFEMMRLTINRSMDPKNMFAKWRVPAPFKPVTRKGVGQRMGGGKGAIDHYVTPVKTGTLIVELGGRCEFKEVQGFLDLVAHKLPFPAKAVSRETLEKMRQNQKERENNNQNPWTFERIATANMLGIRKFLSPYDLTQKGQYWGKFFLPKRV